In Exiguobacterium sibiricum 7-3, a genomic segment contains:
- a CDS encoding type II secretion system protein, whose amino-acid sequence MLERLKEIWLDAKQMRDERGLTLIELLVVVVILGIIAAIAVVAIGGLIENSRKDAVVSDAKQLVAAAKLYTSSNPVQPGETVKVGINQDKKPITANGVAKGTKDAPRTDSLKKYIDDMKDALNSDAPYEDSFVTVTEKNGSYDYEVTLKSESTDYTYFTAAAPKDLKRAGVVEK is encoded by the coding sequence ATGTTAGAACGTCTGAAAGAGATTTGGCTCGATGCGAAACAAATGCGTGACGAGCGCGGCTTGACATTGATCGAGTTGCTCGTTGTTGTCGTTATCTTAGGAATCATTGCAGCAATCGCTGTCGTCGCCATCGGCGGATTGATTGAGAACTCACGTAAGGATGCGGTTGTGTCCGATGCGAAACAATTGGTAGCAGCAGCAAAACTGTATACGTCTTCAAACCCTGTTCAGCCTGGGGAAACAGTTAAAGTAGGTATTAATCAAGATAAAAAACCAATTACAGCTAACGGTGTAGCTAAAGGTACAAAAGATGCACCTCGAACAGATTCATTAAAAAAATATATCGATGATATGAAAGATGCTTTAAATTCTGATGCACCTTATGAAGATTCGTTCGTTACTGTGACTGAGAAGAATGGTTCGTATGATTATGAAGTTACGCTGAAAAGTGAATCAACAGATTACACATACTTTACAGCAGCAGCGCCAAAAGATTTAAAACGTGCTGGAGTAGTTGAAAAATAA
- a CDS encoding type IV pilus twitching motility protein PilT: MSTMERAQIEDILRSSKEKEASDVHLTAGSPPVFRINGVLTPFGSEKMKPIIIEGFVRSLITEEMFLQLKQDRDIDFSFGVTGVARYRVNCFYQRGALSMAFRTIPTEVPTLDQLSLPPVLKRFLTKPHGLILVTGPTGSGKSTTLAAMINEINQTMYKRIITLEDPIEYLHSHQKSLIDQREIGIDAPRFATGLRSALRQDPDVILLGEMRDLETISTAVTAAETGHLVFATVHTSTAASTVSRIIDVFPSEQQDQIRAQLANVLAGVVSQRLMPRTDGTGRVAALEIMVETPAVSNLIRTGKEYQIQSVLQTGKQYGMQTMQMALQDLVSRGLIPASAATPYISG; encoded by the coding sequence ATGAGTACGATGGAACGCGCCCAAATTGAAGACATTTTACGATCGTCAAAAGAAAAAGAAGCATCTGATGTCCATTTGACGGCCGGCTCACCACCGGTCTTTCGCATCAACGGTGTCCTGACACCGTTTGGCTCGGAAAAGATGAAGCCGATCATCATTGAAGGGTTCGTCCGTTCCCTTATTACCGAGGAAATGTTTTTACAGTTAAAACAGGATCGCGATATCGACTTTTCATTTGGTGTGACAGGAGTGGCGCGCTACCGCGTCAATTGTTTTTATCAACGCGGTGCGTTGTCGATGGCTTTCCGGACAATTCCGACCGAAGTCCCGACACTCGATCAATTGTCATTACCGCCGGTCTTAAAACGTTTTTTGACGAAGCCGCACGGTTTGATTCTCGTGACCGGTCCGACCGGTTCCGGGAAATCGACGACACTGGCAGCGATGATCAATGAAATCAACCAGACGATGTATAAGCGGATCATCACGCTCGAAGATCCGATTGAATATTTGCATAGTCATCAGAAAAGTCTGATTGATCAGCGGGAAATCGGAATCGATGCGCCGCGGTTTGCGACCGGCTTACGGTCTGCCCTGCGTCAGGATCCGGATGTCATCTTACTCGGTGAGATGCGCGATCTGGAAACGATTTCAACCGCCGTGACGGCAGCAGAGACCGGTCATCTAGTTTTCGCGACCGTCCATACGTCGACGGCGGCATCGACGGTCAGCCGCATCATCGATGTCTTTCCGTCCGAGCAACAAGACCAGATTCGGGCTCAACTCGCGAACGTTCTAGCCGGTGTCGTCTCACAACGGCTAATGCCGCGAACAGACGGAACGGGTCGTGTCGCAGCACTTGAAATCATGGTCGAGACACCGGCTGTGTCAAACTTGATCCGGACCGGGAAAGAATATCAGATTCAATCTGTTCTGCAGACAGGGAAGCAATACGGGATGCAGACGATGCAGATGGCATTACAAGACTTAGTGAGTCGTGGATTGATCCCAGCATCTGCCGCGACACCTTACATATCGGGGTGA
- a CDS encoding type II secretion system F family protein produces the protein MTVFKYEGRTMTGKRKKGKITALTKREAAERLRTDQIAVTLLEKQESKGLNTEITFLTAKPKIEHLVMYARQFATLVRSGVSIVKATEILRKQTDSKPLERALVEVEDDLRSGIQFSQAIEKHPRVFDTFFVSMAMAGEASGNLEEALDNIVTQLQKQYEIKRKVISALIYPAVVSIVAIGVVVFLMLNVVPTFASIFDQLGSELPLITKIVVAVSDFFVAYWWVLLLIAFGLLGLLYFNLKNERQRVIFDRLLLMIPVFGPLIQKSQIALMTRGLAVLLNASVPILASLDITERIVTNRVIRKGIAAANEAMSRGIPMHEPLSKNKYFPPLVTQMIAIGEESGRLDSMLTEVADFYETEVETTTDRLKSIIEPLLIVVLAVIVGVIVIAVVVPMFKIYSDIQAS, from the coding sequence ATGACAGTCTTTAAATATGAAGGTCGAACAATGACCGGCAAACGAAAAAAAGGCAAGATCACAGCACTAACGAAACGGGAAGCGGCAGAACGATTACGGACCGATCAAATTGCCGTGACGCTGCTTGAAAAACAAGAATCAAAAGGCTTAAATACAGAGATTACATTTTTAACCGCGAAACCGAAAATCGAGCATCTCGTCATGTATGCCCGTCAGTTTGCGACACTTGTACGGTCCGGGGTCTCGATCGTCAAAGCGACGGAAATCTTGCGCAAACAGACCGATTCGAAACCGCTCGAACGGGCACTTGTCGAGGTTGAAGATGATCTACGGAGCGGAATTCAATTTTCGCAAGCGATTGAAAAACATCCCCGTGTCTTCGATACGTTTTTTGTCAGTATGGCGATGGCGGGGGAAGCAAGCGGAAACTTGGAAGAAGCGCTTGATAATATCGTCACTCAGCTTCAGAAGCAGTACGAGATCAAACGGAAGGTCATCTCGGCGTTGATTTATCCGGCAGTCGTCTCGATTGTTGCCATCGGCGTTGTCGTCTTCTTAATGCTGAACGTCGTCCCGACGTTTGCGTCGATTTTTGACCAACTGGGAAGTGAGTTGCCGTTGATCACAAAAATCGTCGTTGCGGTTTCTGACTTTTTTGTCGCCTATTGGTGGGTCTTACTGCTGATTGCTTTTGGTTTGCTCGGTCTGCTGTACTTCAACTTAAAGAATGAGCGGCAACGCGTTATCTTTGACCGTCTGTTATTGATGATTCCCGTGTTTGGCCCATTGATTCAAAAATCACAAATCGCCTTGATGACACGGGGGCTGGCCGTTTTACTGAATGCCTCCGTCCCGATTCTCGCGTCCCTCGACATCACGGAACGGATCGTCACGAACCGGGTCATCCGTAAAGGAATTGCCGCTGCAAACGAAGCAATGTCACGCGGGATTCCGATGCATGAACCCTTATCAAAAAACAAATATTTTCCACCTCTCGTCACTCAGATGATTGCGATTGGGGAGGAGTCGGGACGGCTCGACTCGATGCTGACGGAAGTCGCCGATTTTTATGAAACCGAAGTTGAAACGACGACGGATCGCTTGAAGTCAATCATCGAACCGTTGTTGATTGTCGTATTAGCAGTTATCGTTGGTGTCATTGTCATCGCCGTTGTCGTACCGATGTTCAAAATCTACTCCGATATTCAGGCCAGTTGA
- a CDS encoding prepilin peptidase produces MTIVFTVYFFLIGMLVTSFTNVVGLRVPVGESIVRPRSHCPNCGHVLGPLELTPVIGYLVLRGKCRTCQLPISIKYPALELLGGILYAYAFYQFGWSMQFVLSILLTSLLSILVMSDLAYMLIPNKILLFFLPISLIVRYLSPLENWYNPIIGGFVGFFLLFAIFLASRQGMGAGDVKLFGVLGIFLGPLHVVIALFVSAFVGSIIGLGLLGFKRVERKQPIPFVPSIAVGTLLTYYFADDWVKLYLDLFL; encoded by the coding sequence ATGACTATCGTTTTCACCGTTTACTTTTTTCTGATTGGAATGCTCGTGACCTCATTTACGAACGTCGTCGGCTTACGGGTGCCGGTCGGGGAATCGATTGTTCGTCCGCGCTCGCATTGTCCCAACTGCGGGCATGTTCTCGGTCCACTCGAGTTGACGCCGGTCATCGGCTATCTCGTTTTGCGCGGCAAATGCCGGACGTGTCAGCTGCCGATTTCGATCAAATATCCGGCGCTCGAATTACTCGGGGGCATCCTATATGCTTATGCCTTTTATCAGTTCGGTTGGTCGATGCAATTCGTCCTGTCGATTCTGCTGACGAGCCTGCTCAGTATCCTCGTCATGTCCGATCTTGCCTACATGTTGATTCCGAACAAAATCTTATTATTCTTTTTACCGATTAGTCTGATTGTTCGCTACCTTTCTCCCCTTGAGAACTGGTATAATCCAATTATTGGCGGATTCGTCGGATTCTTTCTATTGTTCGCGATCTTTCTTGCGTCACGGCAAGGGATGGGGGCAGGAGACGTCAAGTTGTTTGGTGTGCTCGGGATTTTTTTAGGTCCGTTACACGTCGTCATCGCCCTGTTTGTTTCCGCGTTCGTCGGATCAATCATCGGACTGGGGTTACTCGGCTTCAAACGCGTGGAACGAAAACAACCGATTCCGTTTGTTCCCTCGATTGCCGTCGGAACATTACTGACATATTATTTCGCGGACGATTGGGTGAAGCTTTATCTCGATCTGTTCCTCTAG